CACTCGCGAGGTACGGCACGTCATCGGCAGCTTCGCCGACGTGCCCCTGACCGACCCCCAGTTCCCCACACCGGAACCGCCGACCACCGAGCAGACGCGACAGCTGATCGAATCCGGTGCGGCCGCCAACAACTACAGCGCCGACCAGGTGGTGTGGTCGACGCCGGAGGGCATCGACGTCAAGCCCGTCTACACCAGGGCGGACCGGGACGCGGTGGTCGCCGAGGGCTATCCCCTGGGCAGCTTCCCCGGCGCGGCACCGTTCCTGCGTGGGCCGTACCCGACGATGTACGTCAACCAGCCGTGGACCATCCGCCAGTACGCGGGATTCTCCACCGCGGCCGAGTCGAACGCCTTCTACCGGCGCAACCTCGCGGCCGGGCAGAAGGGCCTGTCGGTGGCATTCGACCTGGCCACCCACCGTGGCTACGACTCCGATCATCCGCGCGTGCAGGGCGACGTCGGCATGGCCGGCGTGGCGATCGACTCGATCCTGGACATGCGCCAGCTCTTCGACGGTATCGACCTGTCCCAGGTCTCGGTGTCGATGACGATGAACGGGGCCGTGCTCCCGATCCTCGCGCTCTACGTGGTGGCTGCCGAGGAGCAGGGCGTCACCCCGGAACAACTGGCCGGAACCATTCAGAACGACATTCTGAAGGAGTTCATGGTCCGCAACACGTACATCTATCCGCCGAAGCCGTCGATGCGGATCATCTCCGACATCTTCGCGTACACGAGTGCGAAGATGCCGAAGTTCAACTCGATCTCCATCTCCGGCTACCACATCCAGGAAGCCGGGGCGACGGCCGACCTCGAGCTCGCCTACACCCTCGCCGACGGCGTGGAGTACATCCGGGCCGGACTGGACGCGGGAATGGACATCGACAAGTTCGCGCCGCGGCTGTCGTTCTTCTGGGCGATCGGGATGAACTTCTTCATGGAGGTCGCCAAGCTGCGTGCCGGGCGCCTGCTGTGGAGTGAGCTGGTGGCGAAATTCGAGCCGAAGAGCGCGAAATCGCTGTCTCTGCGCACGCATTCGCAGACCTCCGGCTGGTCGCTGACCGCGCAGGATGTGTTCAACAACGTCGCCCGCACCTGTGTCGAGGCGATGGCCGCGACCCAGGGGCACACCCAGTCGCTGCACACCAACGCGCTCGACGAGGCGATCGCCCTCCCGACCGACTTCTCGGCGCGCATCGCCCGCAACACCCAGCTGTTGCTGCAGCAGGAGTCCGGGACGACACGGCCGATCGATCCCTGGGGTGGCTCGCACTACGTCGAATGGCTCACCCACGAGCTGGCGAACCGTGCCCGTCAGCACATCGCGGAGGTGGAGGAGGCCGGCGGCATGGCCCAGGCCATCGGTGAGGGCATCCCGAAGCTGCGGATCGAGGAGGCCGCCGCTCGCACCCAGGCGCGGATCGACTCCGGCCGTCAGCCGCTGGTCGGCGTCAACAAGTACGTGCCGGACGAGCCGGACAGCATCGAGGTGCTCAAGGTCGAGAACACGAAGGTGCGGGCCGAGCAGTTGGCCAAGCTCGAGCGTCTGCGCGCCGAGCGCGACGAGTCGGCCACCCAGGCCGCTCTCGCCGAGCTGACCCGCGCGGCCGCGGCGACCGAGGGCGGGATGGAGAACAACCTCCTCGCTCTCGCCATCGATGCGGCGCGGGCCAGCGCCACGGTGGGGGAGATCTCCGACGCACTCGAGAAGGTGTACGGACGTCACCAGGCCGAGATCCGTACGATCAGCGGCGTGTATCGGGACGAGGCGGGGAAGGCGGACAACATCACCAGCGCAACCGAACTCGTCGAGAAGTTCGCCGACGCCGAGGGTCGGCGGCCGCGTGTGCTCATCGCGAAGATGGGTCAGGACGGCCACGACCGCGGGCAGAAGGTGATCGCGACCGCGTTCGCGGACATCGGATTCGACGTCGACGTGGGACCGCTGTTCCAGACCCCGGAGGAGGTCGCCCACCAGGCGGCGGACAACGACGTGCACGTGGTCGGCGTGTCGTCGCTGGCGGCGGGCCACCTGACGCTGGTGCCCGCGCTGCGGGAGGCGCTCGCGGAGGTCGGTCGTCCCGACATCATGATCGTGGTCGGCGGCGTCATTCCCCCAGGCGACTTCGACGAGTTGCACGAGGCCGGGGCGTCGGCGATCTTCCCGCCGGGAACCGTGATCGCGGATGCCGCTGTCGGTCTGCTCGAGAAGCTGGCCGTGCAACTCGGCCACGACCTGAGTTGACGGGTGTGATCGGGTAGTGCCACAACCACTCACCTCGACACCGGCGGTGGACGTCGACGCGCTCGCCGAGGCCGTGCGCTCCAATCAGCGCGCCGGCCTGGCCCGGGCGATCACGCTGGTGGAATCGACGCGCACCGATCATCGGGACGCGGCCCAGCAGTTGCTGCTGAAGCTGCTGCCCGAGGCGGGCGGTGCCCTGCGGGTCGGGATCACCGGTGTTCCCGGCGTGGGGAAGTCGACGTTCATCGACGCTCTCGGGATGTACCTCATCGAGAAGGGGCATCGAGTCGCGGTTCTCGCGGTCGATCCCTCCTCGACCAGGACCGGGGGTTCGATCCTGGGGGACAAGACCCGGATGTCTCGGCTCGCCGCCGAGCGAAGCGCCTACATTCGCCCGTCGCCGACGTCGGGAACGCTGGGCGGGGTCGCCAAGGCCACCCGCGAGACGATCGTGCTGCTCGAGGCCGCCGGATTCGACGTGATCCTGGTCGAGACGGTCGGCGTCGGTCAGTCCGAGGTGACGGTCGCGAACATGGTGGACTGCTTCTGCTTCCTCACCCTGGCTCGCACCGGCGACCAGTTGCAGGGGATCAAGAAGGGCGTCCTCGAACTCGCGGACCTCGTCGCGGTCAACAAGGCCGACGGCAAGCATGAGCGGGAGGCGAAGGGCGCGGCCCGCGAGCTCGCCGGTGCACTGCACATGATCCATCCGCACGACGCGATCTGGACGCCGCCGGTCATCACGATGAGCGGGCTCGAGGGCGTCGGCCTGGACACGTTCTGGGACACCGTGTTACGGCACCGCGACGTCCTCACCGACGCGGGCCGGTTCGAAGAGAACCGCAGGCGGCAGCAGGTGAACTGGACTTGGACGATGGTCAACGAGCAACTGCTGCGGCGCCTGTCGGGCAACGAGCGAGTGCGTGCGATCCGCGACGACGTGGAGCAGCGCGTGCGCGACGGCTCCCTCACCGCAGCCCTGGCCGCGGGGGAGATACTCGACGCCTTCGACGGGACGACGACGAACGGCGCGGCCGGCGTTTCACCGGACTGAACGGAAAGAGCGGACCCCCGAAGGACGGGAAGCCGGAGTTCGGTGGACATGTCATCGTGCGACCTCGTCGAACCGACGCAGGAGCCCGAGCCGACTCGTGATTCTCTCGATGTCGACGGGTAGCCGCGCCGCGCTGCTCATCACACCGTCCCAGGACTGATCGGCGACGAAGACCGCGCAGATCGAACGGTCGTACAGGACGTCGACGAGGTTGGCGAACCGTTGCGCGGTCTCGCGCGCGGACGGCCCGGCGAAGGACACGCCGCTGACGACCCAGCGCGGGTACTGCTCCGCGAGGGCGAGGTAGT
This genomic interval from Rhodococcus triatomae contains the following:
- the scpA gene encoding methylmalonyl-CoA mutase, with product MTTREVRHVIGSFADVPLTDPQFPTPEPPTTEQTRQLIESGAAANNYSADQVVWSTPEGIDVKPVYTRADRDAVVAEGYPLGSFPGAAPFLRGPYPTMYVNQPWTIRQYAGFSTAAESNAFYRRNLAAGQKGLSVAFDLATHRGYDSDHPRVQGDVGMAGVAIDSILDMRQLFDGIDLSQVSVSMTMNGAVLPILALYVVAAEEQGVTPEQLAGTIQNDILKEFMVRNTYIYPPKPSMRIISDIFAYTSAKMPKFNSISISGYHIQEAGATADLELAYTLADGVEYIRAGLDAGMDIDKFAPRLSFFWAIGMNFFMEVAKLRAGRLLWSELVAKFEPKSAKSLSLRTHSQTSGWSLTAQDVFNNVARTCVEAMAATQGHTQSLHTNALDEAIALPTDFSARIARNTQLLLQQESGTTRPIDPWGGSHYVEWLTHELANRARQHIAEVEEAGGMAQAIGEGIPKLRIEEAAARTQARIDSGRQPLVGVNKYVPDEPDSIEVLKVENTKVRAEQLAKLERLRAERDESATQAALAELTRAAAATEGGMENNLLALAIDAARASATVGEISDALEKVYGRHQAEIRTISGVYRDEAGKADNITSATELVEKFADAEGRRPRVLIAKMGQDGHDRGQKVIATAFADIGFDVDVGPLFQTPEEVAHQAADNDVHVVGVSSLAAGHLTLVPALREALAEVGRPDIMIVVGGVIPPGDFDELHEAGASAIFPPGTVIADAAVGLLEKLAVQLGHDLS
- the meaB gene encoding methylmalonyl Co-A mutase-associated GTPase MeaB, which translates into the protein MPQPLTSTPAVDVDALAEAVRSNQRAGLARAITLVESTRTDHRDAAQQLLLKLLPEAGGALRVGITGVPGVGKSTFIDALGMYLIEKGHRVAVLAVDPSSTRTGGSILGDKTRMSRLAAERSAYIRPSPTSGTLGGVAKATRETIVLLEAAGFDVILVETVGVGQSEVTVANMVDCFCFLTLARTGDQLQGIKKGVLELADLVAVNKADGKHEREAKGAARELAGALHMIHPHDAIWTPPVITMSGLEGVGLDTFWDTVLRHRDVLTDAGRFEENRRRQQVNWTWTMVNEQLLRRLSGNERVRAIRDDVEQRVRDGSLTAALAAGEILDAFDGTTTNGAAGVSPD